CGGCCACTGCCTCACCGCCTGGTCCAGGGCATCAGAGAACACGTCCTCACCAGTGTTCTCTCCTCGAACACTCAGGGTCTGGCCCAGCCTAGGGAGAAGGAAACTGGAGGCAGAGGAACCCAGGGCACAGGGATGATCCCTCAGCAACAGGGGGGCCACTTACCTGTAGATGAACCTGACGACTGGACACTGATTGTAGGCACTGACCACCTGGACCACGTCGCCCAGGCAGCACCTGATGGAGTGGACATGGGAGTGAGATCAGGCCCAGGGGCCCATTAGCTCAGGCCCCTGGCCCTCAATGGGGTTCCAGAAGGCCTGAGGTGGCCggaggtgggtgggcaggtgATCACCTGGTGAGGCTGGCGTGGTTGGTCAGCACCAGCTCGTATTTCTcgcctttctgggcctcagccaGCAGGACGGTGGGGGCAGCCTCTTCCCAGTCTCCTTCCTTGAGTGGCAGCAGCTCAATAAAAGGGGCTTCCGGGAGCAGAAGGTAGAGCCCACGGGGCTGGTCTGGCCACAGACTCAGGCCCACTACCCCTGTGGGGAGCAAGCAGCCTCTTTGGTGGTGCCATTGCTAGGCCCCTCACCCTGGACCTCAGGCCCCAATCCTCTGAGCATCTGATGTCACTGATGCCCTTCCACCTTCCTGACTCCCCCAGGCTCAGTGCACTGCCTTTAAGTTCCTAATTAGGTAGAGGCAGGGGTTCTGCAGGAGACAGATGTGGGGGTAAATGTTGGTGTGGTGTAAATTGTGTAAGTCTCCTAACCTCTATGAGCCTTagctttttcatctgtaaaatggagctgctGGTGTTGGGGAGGATACACAGGGTGTTgcggaggattaaatgagttgactGTATAGGGCTCACTACATGgcagctagctgtgtgacctctgccccctgcccttACCTCCCTACCCTTGAGTTTTGCTGACCTCCAGAGGCAGCGTAAGCAGGTGAGAAGAAGGCTAGCCCTTGGCACCACAAGGCCCCCAGGGCAGCCACAGCCTCGGCCTGGCCTCCGGCGTCCAGAGTCACCACCACCTGCAGATTTGGCCAGAGCCGAAGGGCCAGTCCTCGGGGTCCCtgctccagggcctcctgcagtTCAGCAGCCCGTGTGGGGAGAGGTGCTCCTGGGTTCCCAGTAGCTATTGCCTCAGCCAGCTCTTCACCATCGGCCTCCAGGCCTAAGAAGACGTCCAGGAGCTCGACGGCTGTCCTGGCTTCCAGTGCCCGCAACCCTGGGAACCTCAGCGCCTCCAGCAGCAGGGCCCTAGCGTCCTTGGCTCCAGGGGGACTCACCAGGCCCAGGAACTGCCAAGGCCAGGGGAGTGGGTAGAgccaaggggaggaaggggtCACGAGGGCCCTGCCCCCCGGAGCCAGCACTTTCGGGTAGGCCTTGTTTAAGGCCGCCAGACCCAGCAAGGTGGCCTGGAGGGAGACAAGAGACACTGTTGGCCTGGGCCTGAGCCAGACTCTGAGCCCccagtctttttttcccaccaCCCTGATAGGAGGGTTTGTAATTAGGGGTCTCTAATGGGGCTGAGCTCCAGCCTTCCCAGTTTACCTGCAAAGAGGCCTCCCCATGGTACTGGTTTGGGGTAGGGGGCAAGAGCTGCCCCCTACTTTCTTCCTCCTGGACCTGGCTGGCCTTGGTCAGAGGAAGATGATTCCGGAAGGTGCTCATATCTGTAGCCCCAAAGACATTATAAAATCCTCAGGAAGCCACAGGGTTTCCCCAGAGTTTCAGGCAATACTGGTGAGACCCTTGAGGAAGGAACCCAGAACAGGCCAGGCGGAAGAGGGACTCTCAGGGCCCAGGCTGGGAAAGTTCATCTTGAACAATCCAGGGCCCAGGTAGGGTCTCTGGGTCGGGCCTCTCTGTGTTGGCAgtagaagggggaagggaggtctTCGGGTTTTGGAATCTGACTGTCCTGTggggtttctttctctttgggcCACCTCCCCAGACCCTGGGAAACACACCTGTGCTCCCGCTGAGGGGCCAGCGGGGACCCTGGGCTCCCTGCAGACACCACCTCAGGGCCTGCTGCTGGCTCTGGCCTGCGCTCTGTGTGCTCTGCTCTAGTCTCTTCTGCTGCCAGGCGGCGGCCCAGTGCAGGGCCCCCTGGGCCACACGGTGCTGGAGGCTGACAAGCCAGGACAGCCTGGCATTCTGAGACTGTGGCCACCGGAGCACGgccagtggt
The sequence above is a segment of the Camelus ferus isolate YT-003-E chromosome 16, BCGSAC_Cfer_1.0, whole genome shotgun sequence genome. Coding sequences within it:
- the GHDC gene encoding GH3 domain-containing protein, with product MLLSLLLLLLLLLLLLLLPPLAVLRWPQSQNARLSWLVSLQHRVAQGALHWAAAWQQKRLEQSTQSAGQSQQQALRWCLQGAQGPRWPLSGSTDMSTFRNHLPLTKASQVQEEESRGQLLPPTPNQYHGEASLQATLLGLAALNKAYPKVLAPGGRALVTPSSPWLYPLPWPWQFLGLVSPPGAKDARALLLEALRFPGLRALEARTAVELLDVFLGLEADGEELAEAIATGNPGAPLPTRAAELQEALEQGPRGLALRLWPNLQVVVTLDAGGQAEAVAALGALWCQGLAFFSPAYAASGGVVGLSLWPDQPRGLYLLLPEAPFIELLPLKEGDWEEAAPTVLLAEAQKGEKYELVLTNHASLTRCCLGDVVQVVSAYNQCPVVRFIYRLGQTLSVRGENTGEDVFSDALDQAVRQWPGAKLLDHGCVESSILDSSEGSAPHYEVFVALKGLRNLSEENRDKLDHCLQETSAGYKSLRFRGSVGPAQVHVVGQGAFRALRAALAACPSSPFPPEMPRVLRHRHLAQLLQKRVVS